The sequence CTTTATTCGTTCCCGCAATCCGCTCATTTATGCAGTTTTCATCCTTGAGTGGGGTTCAACTGGGTCAGTGTATCCTGGCTGGCTTTATTGGTACATTTTGGGTGGAAGGCTACAAATGGTGGAAGCGAAAAACTGTTTAAACAGCCTTACGAAATATGAAGTTCCACCAAACTTAGTAAACTCTCGGTTGGCAGCCCTTCGTACCGCCAAAGTTCCTTGCCTTTATTGACCAGAACGAACGTAGGTAATTGAGTTACATTAAAACTAAGAACCACACCTGGATGAACGACTTCCTCAATCTTCAGCAATTGAACTTTTCCGGTAAGCTTTTCCAGAAGCTGTTCTACTACGTCATTTATGAGCAGATGTCGATGAGCGTCTTTGGGCATAAAAACCAATAACACAGGTAACCGCTTGTTATATTTCAACTGTTTTGGGTGATTTGTCTCCATAACCGTAATCGTCTACCCACCCTGTTCGGATGAATTTTATACGTATGACAATAAAGATGGAGGTAGTTTTTTCGTCGGTATATGACTGCCGTCATCACAGCAGCTAATTTTCATCTAGTCAATAAAGAAGTCTGATTTATTCAGGCGCACCCATTACTAAACAAAATGTTGATTATCAGAAAATAAGTCGGTTTTTTGTTTGTGCTGATATCCAAAATTCAATTCACGTTATTTGGCAAATGAAATTGATTTATACTTCTAAAGCGCCCTGGTGCATTTTTTATGCATAGAGAACCGTATGCCAATACCTTGATGAACGTACTGTTTGAACAGGGAGTGGATTTTCTGGGGGTATATGATTTCCAGCAGGAGTGCTACGTTCGTATTAATCAGGTTGGGGTTAAGATGCTGGGCTACCCGTCTGAGCAAGTGTTGATTGATCAACCGCAATTCTCCTTCAGGCGGTATCCACTAAAATCGGAAGAGCGGGATGAGGTTATTAGTCAGTTGATCCAGGCTGGCTTTTATGAAGAAGAGACCGAAATAGCCCGGTATAATGGAGAGACATTCTGGGGTCGACTAATGCTGGAGTCTTTTGCTGATGGCAAGCTGGCTCTGATTCGCATCACCAATTTAGATCGTCTACATCGTGTCGAACAGGAATTGGACCATAGTGTTCGTCGCTACGAATCCGTTTTTACTAGTGCTACCATTGGCATTATCGTAGCTGACCAGCAAGGCCACATTGTATCGGCGAATCAACTAGCCGATCGATTATTTGGCTATGAAACGGGGGAGTTAAAAGGGCTGTCTATCGAACAACTCGTTCCCAGAAGCGTCAGTCAGTATCACGAAAAATTACGCCAATCTTTTACAGATCATCCGCAAGCGAGACCAATGGGTCATAATCGGGATTTGTACGCCCAACGTAAAGATGGTACCCTGTTTCCGGTCGAAATCAGCTTGAGTTATTTTCGTCTTGATAATACCTTATATGCCGTTGCTTACATCATCGACATTACCCTTAAAAAAGAAGCAGAGCGACAGTTACTGGACCAAAAAGCACATGTGGAACGGCTCAATACGGAACTGGAACAAAAAGTAGTAGATCGTACACACGCCTTGATGGATACACTAGCCCAATTGGAAGCCTCCAAAGAGGAGTTGGCTCTGTCTCTGAAAACCGAGCGTGAATTGGGCGAGTTAAAGTCCCGCTTCGTTTCAATGGCATCGCATGAGTTTCGAACGCCACTGACCACAATTCTGAATTCGACAACGTTGATCGAAAAATACCCTGCCAGCGATCAGCAGGAGAAACGACAGAAACACCTTCAGCGCATCCGCTCCTCAGTTAGGCACCTTAATGAAATTCTTGAAGAGTTTTTGTCCGTAGGTAAGCTTGAAGAAGGAAAGATTATGGCACATCCGGCACTTGTTTATCTACCCCAGTTTGTTGATGAAGTGGTGAACGATATGCAAAGCCTGTTGAAAACCAATCAACGGATTGAACTCAACATAGATTGCTCACAACCGATCTGGCTAGACTCTTCCCTGCTTCGAAAAATCGTGGTCAATCTACTCTCAAATGCCATCAAATATTCGAGGGAAGGATCCCTCATTCGCGTTCAGGCGCATTGCGATGATCGGCAGATTAAGTTAGTAATGAGTGACCAGGGTATTGGTATTTCACCCGATGATCAACAACATCTGTTTGGCCAATTTTTTCGGGCTAAAAATGCGGCTAACATACCAGGAACAGGCCTGGGCCTTCATATTGTCGCTAAATACGTTGAACTAATGCAGGGCACTATTGACCTGCAAAGCGAATTAAACAAGGGCACCACGATAACCCTCTCCCTACCCTATGAAAACCATTCTGCTGATTGAAGATAACGACGAAATTCGCGAAACAACCGCTGAAATTCTGGAACTGGCCAGCTACACCGTCCGAACGGCTGAAAACGGAAAGACTGGCGTTAAATTGGCGCTGGAAACAAAGCCCGATCTGGTCATCTGCGACATTATGATGCCGGGACTGGATGGCTATGGGGTCTTGCAGATCTTCAACAAAAACCCATCCTTATCGGAGGTTCCCTTTATTTTCCTGACGGCCAAAACTGAACGTGGCGATTTTCGAAAGGGGATGGATCTGGGTGCCGATGATTATTTGACCAAGCCGTTTGAGGAAAGCGAGTTGCTCAGTGCCATTGAAGGACGGCTAAATCGATTCTCGAACGTACACCCTTCCTACGATTTGAAACAGGAAGGACTCAGCCAGTTTCTTGATAACGCACGGGCAGTCGGTGGTTTAGACAGCTTATCGGCCGACCGCAAGATCCATCAGGTCCGGAAGAAGCAATATGTTTATTCGGAAGGAGACGAGCCAACCCGTCTCTATTTTCTCAAAACCGGCAAGGTTAAAACTACACGCAATACAACAGATGGAAAGGAACTGATAACGGGGCTGTATAATGCCGGGGAGTTTTTTGGCTATTTTGCTCTGTTCGAAAAAGGGGACTATACGGACTCTGCCATCACGCTGGAGGATTCGGAATTGATCTATATTCCTAAGGACGATTTTTTACAATTAGTATCCATCAATGCTGATGTGAGCCAGCAATTTATCAAGCTGCTGGCGGGTCGGGTCGGCGAACGCGAAGTCCAACTGCTGAGCATGGCTTATAATTCACTCCGGCGTCGGGTAGCCAATACGCTGATTCGACTTCATGAGCAACAGCCCGATGCCCTGATCCAGCATTCGCGCGATGATCTGGCAGCCATGACCGGCACGGCCACCGAGTCCTTAATTCGTACGCTAAGCGATTTTAAACAGGATGGCCTGATCGAGATAACCCCGTCGGGGGGTATTCGGATGATACAGCCGGAAAAGTTGCGACGGGCGAACTGGTAACCAGCCGAAACATAGTTAGTCAGCGTCTTCGTCGTAAAAAATGGAATGTCGATAATCAGCTGTTTGACTGACTAGCCGCATTCCGTATGAGCCAGTGGGTTACTACTTTTAAGTTAGCGGTTCATTCTAAAACAGCCCGCTACCAAACATCATGCTGAGCGAACTAACCTCGGAAGTGATCGAGACGATGCTGGCCAATCAGTATTTCGGCCGGATTGGCTGTGCCGCCGATAATCGGATTCTGATTGAGCCTGTGATGTATTATTATGACGGTCATTTTATTTATGGGCTTACGCGGCAGGGCACCAAAACACAACTACTAAACAAAAATCCAGCGGTAGCCTTCGAAATTGACGAAACAATCAGTCCGGATATCTGGCGTAGTGTGGTTATTGAGGGAGTTTATGAAGAATTGCAGGGTGAGGACCGCGATGATGCCCTATTTTTTCTGCGTCAACGCAAAATTCCGGTCTTTGCCGATGA comes from Spirosoma aureum and encodes:
- a CDS encoding thioredoxin domain-containing protein: METNHPKQLKYNKRLPVLLVFMPKDAHRHLLINDVVEQLLEKLTGKVQLLKIEEVVHPGVVLSFNVTQLPTFVLVNKGKELWRYEGLPTESLLSLVELHIS
- a CDS encoding sensor histidine kinase — translated: MHREPYANTLMNVLFEQGVDFLGVYDFQQECYVRINQVGVKMLGYPSEQVLIDQPQFSFRRYPLKSEERDEVISQLIQAGFYEEETEIARYNGETFWGRLMLESFADGKLALIRITNLDRLHRVEQELDHSVRRYESVFTSATIGIIVADQQGHIVSANQLADRLFGYETGELKGLSIEQLVPRSVSQYHEKLRQSFTDHPQARPMGHNRDLYAQRKDGTLFPVEISLSYFRLDNTLYAVAYIIDITLKKEAERQLLDQKAHVERLNTELEQKVVDRTHALMDTLAQLEASKEELALSLKTERELGELKSRFVSMASHEFRTPLTTILNSTTLIEKYPASDQQEKRQKHLQRIRSSVRHLNEILEEFLSVGKLEEGKIMAHPALVYLPQFVDEVVNDMQSLLKTNQRIELNIDCSQPIWLDSSLLRKIVVNLLSNAIKYSREGSLIRVQAHCDDRQIKLVMSDQGIGISPDDQQHLFGQFFRAKNAANIPGTGLGLHIVAKYVELMQGTIDLQSELNKGTTITLSLPYENHSAD
- a CDS encoding response regulator; amino-acid sequence: MKTILLIEDNDEIRETTAEILELASYTVRTAENGKTGVKLALETKPDLVICDIMMPGLDGYGVLQIFNKNPSLSEVPFIFLTAKTERGDFRKGMDLGADDYLTKPFEESELLSAIEGRLNRFSNVHPSYDLKQEGLSQFLDNARAVGGLDSLSADRKIHQVRKKQYVYSEGDEPTRLYFLKTGKVKTTRNTTDGKELITGLYNAGEFFGYFALFEKGDYTDSAITLEDSELIYIPKDDFLQLVSINADVSQQFIKLLAGRVGEREVQLLSMAYNSLRRRVANTLIRLHEQQPDALIQHSRDDLAAMTGTATESLIRTLSDFKQDGLIEITPSGGIRMIQPEKLRRANW
- a CDS encoding pyridoxamine 5'-phosphate oxidase family protein, whose amino-acid sequence is MLSELTSEVIETMLANQYFGRIGCAADNRILIEPVMYYYDGHFIYGLTRQGTKTQLLNKNPAVAFEIDETISPDIWRSVVIEGVYEELQGEDRDDALFFLRQRKIPVFADEQLGYPGVDSPVRQKVVYPVVYRIRIVSKTGRCYQRSLDFHQAPAAYTE